CGCGGTCCACTACTTAGCTATTGcaaatttatatacataatatatatacataatatatatactgtATGTATATAGTAGAGAGTATTTGTATATACTTAAACCATGGCACACATTAAAATGTTTCATCTAGTGTTATAGTAGGGCTCGGTAATATGTTCGAATTACGTGAAGTTTGCGTATTAGCAGTTTGCGTATTGACTTTTAACTCGGGCTTAAAAAGCGTCTTAGTTAAAGATCTTGTTCTTTTAAGGTTCCCACTGCCTTGCGAGTCTTCTATTAATTCTTGCATCtgatcatcatcattataatCTGATAAATCGATTCCCATCTTACTTAAATCTGCATAAGCGTTAAACAGTTTTGGTTCGGGTTCCGCGTATTCTTCTGATGCATTGGATGGTTCATTGTGAAATTGTTTAAAGTTGGATAATCTATTGGTAACTGATAATGAGTCATGACTACCACCAATCAATGAATCAAACGATTTGGATTTTGTGATCAAGTTCTCTTGTAACGATATTTTGGTGTGCTGCGGCAAAAGTGTTCCTTGAGTCAAGGATTTGTGGAGCAGCTTTGCCAGATCCTCATTTTTcatgatgataatgatacGATTTAAAAACGGCAAATTCGACCACTGCTCAAtcatatttaaataataatcttCTCCATACGACACATTTGCAGGTGTGGGCAAATTTAAGATACTCAACTTGATTTGGTCAGCAAAAGACATCTTGCTGGTCATGGACTTATGATCACTAACAAAGTCATCTTTGTGCAAATTAGATATGATTATAGTTGTTTTCTCTGAGCCATCCAGGTTATCAGTTAGTGAGGGGGACGTTGTAGCcatatttgttaaattaAGATAAAATTCGATAGAAAATGGGACGGGTATCACATAAGTATATATAGCCCTctaaaaatgatgatagtCACAGGTGCAATGAAAAAGGCTATGTGCAGTATGACCGTAATTCACCGAACTGCAACATAAAGAAATAGTAGGCGAAACGAAGTCATATATCAAAGTATAAGCCGTAGTGAAGACTGCAGTTAGGATTGAAATCACTG
This is a stretch of genomic DNA from Debaryomyces hansenii CBS767 chromosome G complete sequence. It encodes these proteins:
- a CDS encoding DEHA2G24090p (similar to CA3104|IPF12084 Candida albicans); this encodes MATTSPSLTDNSDGSEKTTIIISNLHKDDFVSDHKSMTSKMSFADQIKLSILNLPTPANVSYGEDYYLNMIEQWSNLPFLNRIIIIMKNEDSAKSLHKSLTQGTLLPQHTKISLQENLITKSKSFDSLIGGSHDSLSVTNRLSNFKQFHNEPSNASEEYAEPEPKSFNAYADLSKMGIDLSDYNDDDQMQELIEDSQGSGNLKRTRSLTKTLFKPELKVNTQTANTQTSRNSNILPSPTITLDETF